A genomic stretch from Acidobacteriota bacterium includes:
- the acpS gene encoding holo-ACP synthase — translation MIFGAGTDIIEVRRIEDKLLRTENLKAKLFTPAEIAYCESKHYPAQHFAARFAAKESFLKAMGTGWSGGHKFIEIEVIDNPQGKPELFVHGKVREFCEAHGIGVMEVSLTHIKDVASAVVILEKKAP, via the coding sequence TTGATCTTCGGGGCGGGAACGGACATCATCGAAGTCCGACGGATCGAGGACAAGCTCCTCCGGACCGAGAACCTCAAGGCCAAGCTTTTCACCCCGGCCGAGATCGCCTACTGCGAGTCCAAGCACTATCCCGCCCAGCACTTCGCCGCCCGCTTCGCCGCCAAGGAGTCCTTCCTCAAGGCCATGGGCACGGGCTGGTCCGGCGGCCACAAGTTCATCGAGATCGAGGTCATCGACAATCCCCAGGGCAAGCCCGAGCTCTTCGTCCACGGCAAGGTCAGGGAGTTCTGCGAAGCCCACGGCATCGGCGTCATGGAGGTCTCGCTCACCCACATCAAGGATGTCGCCTCGGCCGTCGTCATCCTCGAGAAGAAAGCCCCATAA
- a CDS encoding prenyltransferase, with the protein MAERPSPLKTWLIAGRPWSFPASTMPVAFGTALGAVAGGARFSPFRFLWALATMVVLHAAANVLSDVYDFRHGLDRDVTPVSGAVVRGWITDRQARRGAAFLFAAGSVSGLLIAWQTGKALFAVGGLGVAVGVAYTLLKARALGDLAVFLDFGLLGGAGAWIVQTGSFSWLPVLWTVPMALLVIAILHANNWRDAVSDGERRVRTVAGFLGDRGSLAYYGVLIFAPFLIDLALVAVPRLAPGRLRPMPWTFLLVLLALPSALRLWGRAVRRSAPRRPLDFVILDGATADHNLVFGLLSTAAVILEGMLRLG; encoded by the coding sequence ATGGCAGAGAGACCCTCGCCTCTCAAGACATGGCTTATTGCCGGCAGGCCGTGGTCGTTCCCGGCCTCGACCATGCCGGTCGCTTTCGGAACGGCCCTGGGCGCGGTCGCCGGGGGCGCCCGCTTCTCCCCGTTCCGCTTCCTCTGGGCCCTGGCCACCATGGTGGTCCTCCACGCGGCGGCCAACGTGCTCAGCGACGTCTACGATTTCCGGCACGGCCTCGACCGCGACGTGACGCCGGTCAGCGGGGCCGTCGTCCGCGGCTGGATCACCGACCGGCAGGCCCGGCGCGGGGCGGCCTTCCTTTTCGCCGCCGGCTCCGTCTCGGGCCTGCTAATCGCCTGGCAGACCGGCAAGGCCCTGTTCGCGGTCGGCGGCTTAGGCGTGGCCGTCGGCGTCGCTTACACCCTGCTCAAGGCCAGGGCCCTCGGCGACCTGGCGGTTTTCCTGGACTTCGGCCTGCTCGGCGGCGCCGGCGCATGGATAGTCCAGACCGGATCGTTCTCCTGGCTGCCCGTGCTCTGGACCGTGCCCATGGCCCTGCTGGTCATCGCCATCCTCCACGCCAACAACTGGCGCGACGCCGTCTCGGACGGCGAGCGCCGCGTTCGGACCGTCGCGGGATTCCTCGGCGATCGGGGCTCGCTCGCCTACTACGGCGTCCTGATCTTCGCCCCGTTCCTGATCGACCTGGCGCTCGTCGCCGTGCCCCGCCTGGCCCCCGGCCGGCTGCGCCCCATGCCCTGGACGTTCCTCCTCGTGCTGCTCGCCCTGCCGAGCGCGCTTCGTCTCTGGGGCCGGGCCGTGCGCCGGTCGGCTCCGCGCCGGCCCCTGGATTTCGTCATCCTCGACGGGGCGACCGCCGATCATAACCTGGTCTTCGGCCTGCTCAGCACGGCCGCCGTCATCCTCGAAGGCATGCTGAGGCTTGGATGA
- the acsA gene encoding acetate--CoA ligase — protein sequence MSNIGSYDERIKDFSWSIAEKELGYKPGDVINIGWYCTDRICRLGQAGKVALHWEGFTGVEKTYTYNDIRLASNTIAVFLRGLGIKPEERVCLFMDRVPELYLGFLGILKTGAIAQPLFSAFGDESLLVRLSNAETSAVITQKKHAPKVRKILDKLPHLRHIIIVDHDGAPLKDREVAFSLEKAAPVEHFDVHPTTAESPSVLHYTSGTTGMPKGVKHVHYSLISQYLTAKWVLDLRDDDIYWCTADPGWVTGTSYGIIAPFALGVTQCVLDAGFSAEAWYKWIEKRKVTMWYSAPTAIRSLMKAGDEIVKKHDLSSLRHLASVGEPLNSEAVVWSQRVFGKPFYDTYWQTETGSIVISNYPGMEVRPGSMGKPFPGITGTVLDPVRNEPCQTHGKIGLVALKFDWPSRMRTYWNNPEAFQKKFRNGWYITGDRSKLDADGYFWFAGRDDDIINTAGHLVSPFEVESALLEHPAVAESAVVSKPDPINLEVVKAFVTLKPGFTASQDLDLEIMNFIRKKLSPLAMPQEIEFIPSLPKTRSGKIMRRLLHAKEWGEEIGDTSTLEND from the coding sequence ATGTCGAACATCGGCTCCTACGACGAACGGATCAAGGACTTCAGCTGGTCGATCGCCGAGAAGGAGCTGGGCTACAAGCCCGGCGACGTCATCAACATCGGCTGGTACTGCACCGACCGCATCTGCCGGCTGGGCCAGGCCGGCAAGGTCGCCCTCCACTGGGAGGGCTTCACCGGCGTCGAGAAGACCTACACCTACAACGACATCCGGCTGGCCAGCAACACCATCGCCGTCTTCCTCCGCGGCCTGGGGATCAAGCCCGAGGAGCGGGTCTGCCTGTTCATGGACCGCGTCCCCGAGCTCTACCTGGGCTTCCTGGGCATCCTCAAGACCGGGGCCATCGCCCAGCCGCTTTTCTCGGCCTTCGGCGACGAGTCGCTCCTCGTCCGCCTGTCCAACGCCGAGACATCGGCCGTCATCACCCAGAAGAAGCACGCCCCCAAGGTCCGCAAGATCCTCGACAAGCTGCCGCACCTGCGCCACATCATCATCGTCGACCACGACGGCGCCCCGCTCAAGGACCGCGAGGTCGCCTTCTCCCTCGAGAAGGCCGCCCCGGTCGAGCATTTCGACGTCCACCCGACGACGGCCGAATCGCCTTCGGTCCTGCACTACACCTCGGGCACGACGGGCATGCCCAAGGGCGTCAAGCACGTCCACTATTCGCTCATCTCCCAGTACCTGACGGCCAAGTGGGTCCTCGACCTGCGGGACGACGACATCTACTGGTGCACGGCCGACCCCGGCTGGGTCACCGGCACCTCCTACGGCATCATCGCCCCCTTCGCCCTGGGCGTCACCCAGTGCGTCCTCGACGCCGGGTTCTCGGCCGAAGCCTGGTACAAGTGGATCGAGAAGCGCAAGGTGACGATGTGGTACTCGGCGCCGACGGCCATCCGCTCGCTGATGAAGGCCGGCGACGAGATCGTCAAGAAGCACGATCTCTCCTCCCTCCGCCACCTGGCCAGCGTCGGCGAGCCGCTCAACTCCGAGGCCGTCGTCTGGTCCCAGCGGGTCTTCGGCAAGCCGTTCTACGACACCTACTGGCAGACCGAGACGGGCTCGATCGTCATCAGCAACTACCCGGGCATGGAGGTCCGGCCGGGCTCGATGGGCAAGCCCTTCCCCGGCATAACCGGGACCGTGCTCGACCCGGTCAGGAACGAGCCCTGCCAGACCCACGGCAAGATCGGCCTGGTGGCCCTCAAGTTCGACTGGCCCTCGCGGATGCGGACCTACTGGAACAACCCCGAGGCCTTCCAGAAGAAGTTCCGCAACGGCTGGTACATCACCGGCGACCGGTCCAAGCTCGACGCCGACGGCTACTTCTGGTTCGCCGGCCGCGACGACGACATCATCAACACGGCCGGCCACCTGGTCAGCCCGTTCGAGGTCGAGTCGGCCCTGCTCGAGCACCCGGCCGTGGCCGAGTCGGCCGTCGTCAGCAAGCCCGACCCCATCAACCTCGAGGTGGTCAAGGCCTTCGTCACCCTCAAGCCCGGCTTCACGGCCAGCCAGGACCTCGACCTCGAGATCATGAACTTCATCCGCAAGAAGCTCTCGCCCCTGGCCATGCCCCAGGAGATCGAGTTCATCCCCTCGCTCCCGAAGACGCGGAGCGGCAAGATCATGCGCCGGCTCCTCCACGCCAAGGAATGGGGCGAGGAGATCGGCGACACCTCGACGCTCGAGAACGACTGA
- a CDS encoding type II CAAX endopeptidase family protein produces MSDGTRRKDSLLVGAMGALAATLFIALFRLRRLGPLDFWSWMTLNIVLLVVLALLLDKGFAGRLRQDVRSGLGRKLAIGAVSSAALYVLFVIGRDLALRLFSFAEASIANIYALKSGSSSWRVALLLGLIIGPGEELFWRGFFQERAAATTCPSYGFALTAMLYTAVHLAYGNLMLVLAAAVCGVFWGWLYMRFRSPLLNVVSHTAWDLAVFLLFPFFRFL; encoded by the coding sequence ATGAGCGACGGGACCAGGCGCAAGGACTCTCTCCTCGTCGGCGCGATGGGAGCGCTGGCGGCGACCCTGTTCATCGCCCTGTTCCGGCTCCGGCGCCTGGGCCCGCTCGATTTCTGGTCCTGGATGACCCTGAACATCGTTCTGCTGGTCGTCCTCGCCCTCCTCCTCGACAAAGGTTTTGCCGGACGGCTCCGGCAGGACGTCCGCTCCGGCCTCGGCCGGAAGCTGGCCATCGGGGCGGTTTCCTCCGCGGCCCTCTACGTCCTCTTCGTCATCGGCCGGGACCTGGCCCTGCGCCTGTTCTCTTTCGCCGAGGCCAGTATCGCGAACATCTACGCCCTGAAGTCCGGCTCTTCGAGCTGGCGCGTCGCGCTGCTCCTCGGGCTCATCATCGGGCCCGGCGAGGAGCTCTTCTGGCGGGGCTTTTTCCAGGAACGGGCGGCCGCCACGACCTGCCCCAGCTACGGTTTCGCCCTGACCGCGATGCTCTACACCGCCGTCCACCTGGCCTACGGGAACCTCATGCTGGTGCTGGCCGCCGCGGTCTGCGGCGTCTTCTGGGGCTGGCTCTACATGCGCTTCCGCTCGCCCCTCCTGAACGTCGTCAGCCACACGGCCTGGGACCTGGCGGTCTTCCTGCTCTTCCCGTTCTTCCGGTTCCTATAA
- the rbr gene encoding rubrerythrin: MARSIHGTETEKNLLKSFAGESQARNRYTYFASAARKAGFEQIANIFLETAENEREHAKVFFKHLQGGAVEITAAYPAGVIGDTRANLEAAAAGEREEWSDLYARFEATARAEGFPEIAASFKEIAEVEEFHEKRYRKLAANVGAGQVFKRPAPVKWHCTNCGYVHEGPEAPAECPACHHPQAYYELLAENY; encoded by the coding sequence ATGGCCAGATCGATCCATGGCACCGAGACCGAGAAGAACCTGTTGAAGTCGTTCGCCGGGGAATCGCAGGCCCGCAACCGCTATACCTATTTCGCCAGCGCCGCCCGCAAGGCGGGATTCGAGCAGATCGCCAACATCTTCCTGGAGACCGCCGAGAACGAGCGGGAGCACGCCAAGGTCTTCTTCAAGCACCTGCAGGGGGGCGCCGTCGAGATCACCGCCGCCTACCCGGCCGGCGTGATCGGGGACACCAGGGCCAACCTCGAGGCGGCCGCGGCCGGCGAGAGGGAGGAATGGAGCGATCTCTACGCCCGTTTCGAGGCCACGGCCCGGGCCGAGGGCTTCCCGGAGATCGCGGCCTCCTTCAAGGAGATCGCCGAAGTGGAGGAGTTCCACGAGAAGCGCTACCGCAAGCTGGCCGCCAACGTCGGGGCCGGACAGGTCTTCAAGCGGCCCGCGCCCGTGAAGTGGCACTGCACCAACTGCGGCTACGTCCACGAGGGCCCGGAAGCCCCGGCCGAGTGCCCGGCCTGCCACCATCCCCAGGCGTACTACGAGCTCCTGGCCGAGAATTACTGA
- a CDS encoding manganese efflux pump MntP family protein → MAFVFILGIAVALAMDCFAITMGMACGGQGLTAKQAVRMGAFFGGFQFLMPVIGWFAGERALGLIRSFDHWVAFGLLALIGGRMIYESFAMSDEEKACRPDQTRGTRLLVLALATSIDALAVGLSLGVVRTGILYPAIVIGMTSFVMTLVGARLGPVLGRLVGKRAELAGGLILIAIGVKILFEHAAR, encoded by the coding sequence ATGGCTTTCGTCTTCATCCTGGGAATAGCCGTGGCCCTGGCCATGGATTGCTTCGCCATCACCATGGGGATGGCCTGCGGCGGCCAAGGGCTGACGGCGAAGCAGGCCGTCCGGATGGGGGCCTTTTTCGGCGGCTTCCAGTTCCTCATGCCCGTGATCGGCTGGTTCGCCGGGGAACGGGCCCTCGGGCTGATCAGGAGCTTCGACCACTGGGTGGCGTTCGGGCTGCTGGCCCTGATCGGCGGCCGGATGATCTACGAGTCGTTCGCGATGAGCGACGAGGAGAAGGCCTGCCGGCCCGACCAGACCCGGGGCACGCGGCTGCTCGTCCTGGCGCTGGCGACGAGCATAGACGCGCTGGCCGTGGGCCTCAGCCTCGGGGTCGTCCGCACGGGCATCCTCTATCCCGCCATCGTCATCGGGATGACCAGCTTCGTCATGACCCTCGTCGGCGCCAGGCTGGGTCCGGTCCTGGGCCGTCTCGTGGGCAAGCGGGCCGAGCTCGCCGGCGGGCTCATCCTGATCGCCATCGGCGTCAAGATCCTGTTCGAGCACGCCGCCCGCTGA
- a CDS encoding glycine C-acetyltransferase → MYGRFKDHLTAELDKIRERGLYKNERVLAAPQGVKIRTEAGDEVLNFCANNYLGLCNEPRVMAAANLAFFRWGFGLASVRFICGTQRVHKELEGRLAEFLGMDDAILYSSAFDANGGVFEPLLDETCAIVSDELNHASIIDGVRLAKAKRFVYRNNDMADLEDQLIEAREARFKLIVTDGVFSMDGIIAQIDKICDLADRYEALVLVDDSHATGFIGPAGRGTHEYRGCMGRVDMIVTTFGKALGGASGGCVAGRREIVELLRQRSRPYLFSNSLSPAIAGATVEVLKILGESAELRERLMSNTRLFRQGMEEAGFRIVPGIHPIVPVLFGHLPDDARLAQDFANALLDEGVYVIGFSYPVVPVGKSRIRVQISAAHSPDQIAFALDKFRKVGRRLGAI, encoded by the coding sequence ATGTATGGACGATTCAAAGACCATCTGACCGCCGAGCTCGACAAGATCCGCGAGCGCGGGCTTTATAAGAATGAACGGGTCCTGGCCGCGCCCCAGGGCGTCAAGATCCGCACCGAAGCCGGGGACGAGGTCCTCAACTTCTGCGCCAACAACTACCTCGGCCTCTGCAACGAGCCCCGGGTCATGGCCGCGGCCAACCTGGCCTTCTTCCGCTGGGGCTTCGGCCTGGCCTCGGTCCGCTTCATCTGCGGCACCCAGCGCGTCCACAAGGAGCTCGAGGGCCGCCTGGCCGAGTTCCTGGGCATGGACGACGCCATCCTCTATTCATCGGCCTTCGACGCCAACGGCGGCGTCTTCGAGCCCCTCCTCGACGAGACCTGCGCCATCGTCTCCGACGAGCTCAACCACGCCTCGATCATCGACGGCGTCCGGCTGGCCAAGGCCAAGCGGTTCGTCTACCGCAACAACGACATGGCCGACCTCGAGGACCAACTGATCGAGGCCCGCGAGGCCAGGTTCAAGCTCATCGTCACCGACGGCGTCTTCTCCATGGACGGCATCATCGCCCAGATCGACAAGATCTGCGACCTGGCCGACCGCTACGAGGCCCTCGTCCTCGTCGACGACTCGCACGCCACGGGCTTCATCGGCCCGGCCGGCCGCGGCACCCACGAGTACCGCGGCTGCATGGGACGCGTCGACATGATCGTCACGACCTTCGGCAAGGCCCTGGGAGGGGCCTCCGGCGGCTGCGTCGCCGGCCGGCGCGAGATCGTCGAGCTCCTGCGCCAGCGCTCCCGGCCCTATCTCTTCTCCAACTCGCTCTCGCCGGCCATCGCCGGGGCCACGGTCGAGGTCCTCAAGATCCTGGGCGAGTCGGCCGAGCTCCGCGAGCGGCTGATGTCGAACACCCGGCTCTTCCGCCAGGGCATGGAGGAGGCCGGCTTTCGCATCGTCCCGGGCATCCATCCGATCGTGCCCGTCCTCTTCGGCCACCTGCCGGACGACGCCCGCCTGGCCCAGGACTTCGCCAACGCCCTGCTCGACGAAGGCGTCTACGTCATCGGCTTCAGCTACCCGGTCGTGCCGGTTGGCAAGTCGCGCATCCGCGTCCAGATCAGCGCCGCCCACAGCCCGGACCAGATCGCCTTCGCCCTGGACAAGTTCCGCAAAGTCGGGCGCCGTCTCGGCGCTATCTGA
- a CDS encoding SDR family NAD(P)-dependent oxidoreductase, whose translation MLSLKDKIVFVTGASSGIGESAARAFAAQGAKVLMCARRLERIEKLARALEREHGAAARAFRLDVRDRAAVDKAVAGLPEEWRAIEVLVNNAGLSRGMDKLPAGLVEDWEEMIDANVKGLLYVSRAVVPGMIERGRGHVINIGSIAGRETYPGGNVYCATKFAVKALSNAMRLDLNGTPLRVSEIAPGMVETEFSLVRFHGDAGRAAKVYQGFKPLGPDDIADAAVWCATRPPHVDVSEIVIMPTAQASTTLVHRA comes from the coding sequence ATGCTTTCTCTCAAGGATAAGATCGTATTCGTGACCGGCGCGAGCTCCGGGATCGGCGAATCCGCGGCCAGGGCCTTTGCGGCTCAGGGCGCGAAGGTCCTGATGTGCGCCCGCCGGCTCGAGCGGATCGAAAAGCTGGCCCGGGCGCTCGAGCGCGAGCACGGGGCCGCCGCCCGCGCCTTCCGCCTCGACGTGCGCGACCGGGCCGCCGTCGACAAGGCCGTCGCCGGCCTGCCCGAGGAATGGCGGGCCATCGAGGTCCTGGTCAACAACGCCGGGCTGAGCCGGGGCATGGACAAGCTCCCGGCCGGCCTGGTCGAGGACTGGGAGGAGATGATCGACGCCAACGTCAAGGGCCTTCTCTACGTCAGCCGGGCCGTCGTCCCGGGCATGATCGAGCGCGGCCGCGGCCACGTCATCAACATCGGCTCGATCGCCGGCCGCGAGACCTATCCCGGCGGCAACGTTTATTGCGCCACCAAGTTCGCCGTCAAGGCCCTGTCGAACGCCATGCGGCTCGACCTCAACGGCACGCCCCTGCGGGTCAGCGAGATCGCCCCGGGCATGGTCGAGACGGAGTTCAGCCTGGTCCGCTTCCACGGCGACGCCGGGCGGGCGGCCAAGGTCTACCAGGGGTTCAAGCCGCTCGGCCCGGACGACATCGCCGACGCCGCGGTCTGGTGCGCCACGCGGCCGCCGCACGTCGACGTCAGCGAGATCGTGATCATGCCCACGGCCCAGGCCTCGACGACGCTGGTGCACCGGGCCTGA
- a CDS encoding S41 family peptidase, producing MKKTLTAALVLCLLATAVLAADEGRFFTYPTINGGQIVFTYESDLWTVSAQGGLASRLTTFPGTESFAKLSPDGKWIAFTASYDGAAAVYLMPAEGGAPVRLTYNPGGAAVVAWTPDGSEVVFRSMFENVVGRDPNLYSVSVKGGAPARLPLDRGVLVSFIPEKHQFLYCRRGSEEYYWKRYKGGQYQDIWLYDASARTYAPVTDYVGKNSYPMWAGGVMYFVSDRTSGIANIYTQKLGAKDAVQVTKYDDFDVMMPQTDGRSIVYVQDGRLHVLDIASGQDTRIAVRVPSDRWALRDRVINPRDYLHTANLANDGATVVLEARGDVFRVPAGSAPAENLSATPGTRETYPALSPDGKTVAFFSDKTGDYQLYTQPAAGGDWTPVTTTLDRTVYRLAWSPDGRKILFGDKDYAIFYVDLVTKKLVKVDSSNQMKNDEFVWEMADYTWSPDSRWIAYSFVQANRNSQIFLYNIETGKKVAATTDFYDNLYPAFDADGRYLYYVSSRSFDLRMDFYEDNHVIAAPQQVMAVQLRDGEAPPFAGEPGEKAEDKAAPAPVPFRVDADGLIGRTYPLPVPAGNYFWLKAGKGKVLWASIDEFTEGEYEDIFKNKYGATQWTLHIFDMASRKDATLADKVREFSLSASGERLLVRRESDLYTTAVDKAFASKSAGDKLNLGGLVYTVDVRKEWRQIFDDAWRWYRDFFYDAGFHGRDWKAMGEKYRAYIPDLSSRGELNWVLSQMVGELCVSHTYVGGGDYGPGAAPSSPLFTGLLGADLVPDRATGLYKLARIYGPTDINRSLPGPLVRPDVAVKEGDYLLAIAGTPLKAGDDYFKLLQTTPGRKIKITVNARPVPDGAKTYEVEPVRSDQQMRYFRWIDDNIKAVDKATNGCVGYMHINAMGGGGIGEFDKYWRAFRYKEGVIIDVRRNSGGWTEYFLIDKLERQLVAYNNLRNMVPFRYPGSAGNGNYVVISNENNGSDGEAFIEHFKARKLGTVVGVPSWGGLVGILNQQVTIDNGTVEQSNNAFYGKEGKWWVENHGADPDILVDNDPGSVMAGRDPQMEKAIAVMLEKIQANPLKFAPKPAYPKK from the coding sequence ATGAAAAAGACCCTGACAGCGGCGCTTGTCCTGTGCCTTCTCGCGACCGCGGTCCTCGCGGCCGACGAAGGCCGGTTCTTCACCTATCCGACCATCAACGGCGGCCAGATCGTCTTCACCTACGAGTCCGACCTCTGGACCGTGAGCGCCCAGGGCGGGCTGGCCTCGCGCCTGACGACCTTCCCGGGGACGGAGAGCTTCGCCAAGCTCTCGCCCGACGGCAAGTGGATCGCCTTCACGGCGTCATACGACGGCGCCGCGGCCGTCTACCTCATGCCGGCCGAGGGCGGCGCGCCCGTCCGCCTGACCTACAATCCGGGCGGGGCCGCCGTCGTCGCCTGGACGCCCGACGGCTCCGAGGTCGTCTTCCGGTCGATGTTCGAGAACGTCGTCGGCCGCGACCCGAACCTCTACTCCGTTTCGGTCAAGGGCGGCGCACCGGCGCGCCTGCCGCTCGACCGGGGCGTCCTCGTCAGCTTCATCCCGGAGAAGCACCAGTTCCTGTACTGCCGCCGCGGCAGCGAGGAATATTATTGGAAGCGCTACAAGGGCGGCCAGTACCAGGACATCTGGCTCTACGACGCCTCGGCCAGGACCTACGCGCCGGTCACGGATTACGTCGGCAAGAACAGCTACCCGATGTGGGCCGGCGGCGTGATGTACTTCGTCTCCGACCGGACCAGCGGCATCGCCAACATCTACACCCAGAAGCTGGGCGCCAAGGACGCGGTCCAGGTCACCAAGTACGACGACTTCGACGTCATGATGCCGCAGACGGACGGCCGGTCCATCGTCTATGTCCAGGACGGCCGCCTCCACGTCCTCGATATCGCCTCCGGCCAGGACACCCGGATCGCCGTCCGGGTGCCGTCGGACCGCTGGGCCCTCCGCGACCGGGTCATCAACCCGCGCGACTACCTCCATACGGCCAATCTGGCCAACGACGGCGCGACGGTCGTACTGGAGGCCCGCGGCGACGTTTTCCGCGTCCCGGCCGGCTCCGCCCCGGCCGAGAACCTGTCCGCGACGCCGGGCACGCGCGAGACCTACCCGGCCCTGTCGCCCGACGGCAAGACGGTCGCCTTCTTCAGCGACAAGACCGGCGACTACCAGCTCTACACCCAGCCCGCCGCCGGCGGCGACTGGACCCCGGTCACGACGACCCTCGACCGGACCGTCTACCGGCTGGCCTGGTCGCCCGACGGCCGCAAGATCCTCTTCGGCGACAAGGACTATGCCATCTTCTATGTCGACCTGGTCACGAAGAAGCTGGTCAAGGTCGATTCCTCCAACCAGATGAAGAACGACGAGTTCGTCTGGGAGATGGCCGATTACACCTGGTCGCCCGACTCCAGATGGATCGCCTACAGCTTCGTCCAGGCCAACCGCAACAGCCAGATCTTCCTCTACAACATCGAAACGGGCAAGAAGGTCGCGGCCACGACCGACTTCTACGACAACCTCTACCCGGCCTTCGACGCCGACGGCCGGTACCTCTACTACGTCTCCAGCCGGAGCTTCGACCTGCGGATGGATTTCTACGAGGACAACCACGTCATCGCCGCGCCCCAGCAGGTCATGGCCGTCCAGCTGCGCGACGGCGAGGCGCCGCCGTTCGCCGGCGAGCCGGGCGAGAAGGCCGAGGACAAGGCCGCACCCGCGCCCGTGCCCTTCCGCGTCGACGCGGACGGCCTGATCGGGCGGACGTACCCGCTGCCCGTCCCGGCCGGCAACTATTTCTGGCTCAAGGCCGGCAAGGGCAAGGTCCTCTGGGCCTCGATCGACGAGTTCACCGAGGGCGAGTACGAGGACATCTTCAAGAACAAGTACGGCGCGACCCAGTGGACGCTCCACATCTTCGACATGGCCAGCCGCAAGGACGCGACCCTGGCCGACAAGGTCCGCGAATTCTCGCTCTCGGCGAGCGGCGAGCGGCTGCTGGTCCGCCGCGAGAGCGACCTCTACACGACGGCCGTGGACAAGGCCTTCGCCTCCAAGTCGGCCGGCGACAAGCTCAACCTGGGCGGCCTCGTTTACACGGTCGATGTCCGGAAGGAATGGCGCCAGATCTTCGACGACGCCTGGCGCTGGTACCGCGACTTCTTCTACGACGCCGGCTTCCACGGCCGCGACTGGAAGGCCATGGGCGAGAAGTACCGGGCCTACATCCCCGACCTCTCGTCGCGCGGCGAGCTCAACTGGGTCCTGTCCCAGATGGTCGGCGAGCTGTGCGTGTCACACACCTACGTCGGCGGCGGCGATTACGGCCCGGGCGCCGCGCCGTCCTCGCCCCTCTTCACCGGCCTGCTCGGGGCCGACCTGGTCCCCGATAGGGCGACCGGCCTCTACAAGCTGGCCAGGATCTATGGGCCGACCGACATCAATCGCAGCCTGCCCGGACCGCTCGTCCGGCCGGACGTCGCCGTCAAGGAAGGCGATTACCTGCTGGCCATCGCCGGCACCCCGCTCAAGGCCGGCGACGATTATTTCAAGCTGCTCCAGACGACGCCCGGCCGGAAGATCAAGATCACGGTCAACGCCCGGCCGGTCCCGGACGGCGCCAAGACCTACGAGGTCGAGCCTGTCCGCAGCGACCAGCAAATGCGCTACTTCCGCTGGATCGACGACAACATCAAGGCCGTCGACAAGGCCACGAACGGCTGCGTCGGCTACATGCACATCAACGCCATGGGCGGAGGCGGCATCGGCGAGTTCGACAAGTACTGGCGGGCCTTCCGCTACAAGGAGGGCGTCATCATCGACGTCCGCCGCAACTCCGGCGGCTGGACCGAGTACTTCCTCATCGACAAGCTCGAGCGCCAGCTGGTCGCCTACAACAACCTCCGCAACATGGTCCCGTTCCGCTACCCCGGCTCGGCGGGCAACGGCAACTACGTCGTCATCTCCAACGAGAACAACGGCTCGGACGGCGAGGCCTTCATCGAGCATTTCAAGGCGCGCAAGCTGGGGACAGTCGTCGGCGTCCCGTCCTGGGGAGGCCTGGTCGGCATCCTCAACCAGCAGGTGACCATCGATAACGGCACCGTCGAGCAGTCGAACAACGCCTTCTACGGCAAGGAGGGGAAGTGGTGGGTCGAGAACCACGGCGCCGACCCGGACATCCTGGTCGACAACGACCCCGGCTCGGTCATGGCCGGCCGCGATCCCCAGATGGAGAAGGCCATCGCCGTCATGCTCGAGAAGATTCAGGCGAACCCGCTCAAGTTCGCTCCCAAACCGGCCTATCCGAAGAAGTAA